The following nucleotide sequence is from uncultured Draconibacterium sp..
AGTAATTACCTGGCAAACGCCGGTTTCGATTATACTTACCGTTTTGGTGGTTTCGGGTATTTTTTGGATGGTAAATCCGGAAATGTATGTCAACCCGGTTTACCACATTTTTACAGGAGGTTTAATGCTGGGAGCCATATTTATGGCAACCGATATGGTAACTTCTCCAATGACCGGAAAAGGACAATTGATCTACGGTATTGGAATTGGGTTGATCACGATCTCCATTCGTATGTTTGGCGCTTATCCCGAAGGAATTTCGTTCGCAATTCTGATTATGAATGCGTTTGTGCCACTGATCAACATGTATATTAAACCTAAACGATTTGGAGGACAGTAAAATGGCAAAACGAGAATCTAGTTTTATAAATATGGTGCTTACACTTGTTCTGGTAACAGGTATTGCTGCGGCAGTTTTGGGTTTTGTATACGATTTTACAAAAGGCCCAATCGAGATAGCAAAATTAAAAGCACAAACCGAGGCAATTAAAACAGTATTGCCCGAATTTGACGAGTTGGGAGAAACAATGGTATTAAGTCCTGGTGAAGGACAAGACTCGCTGGAATTTTTTCCGGCCTATAAAAATGGAGAACTGGTAGGAACAGCTATAAAAACCTATACAAAAAGCGGTTTTAGTGGATTCATTTCCATTATGGCCGGTATTGATAAAGACGGGAACTTTTCGGGTTACTCCGTTTTGGAACACGCCGAAACTCCCGGATTGGGATCGAAAATGTCGGTGTGGTTTAACAACCCTGAAAAACCCAATCAGTATGTAATCGGGAAAAACCCTGAAACGACCAATTTTACCG
It contains:
- a CDS encoding RnfABCDGE type electron transport complex subunit G; amino-acid sequence: MAKRESSFINMVLTLVLVTGIAAAVLGFVYDFTKGPIEIAKLKAQTEAIKTVLPEFDELGETMVLSPGEGQDSLEFFPAYKNGELVGTAIKTYTKSGFSGFISIMAGIDKDGNFSGYSVLEHAETPGLGSKMSVWFNNPEKPNQYVIGKNPETTNFTVSKDGGDIDAITASTISSRAFLDALRRAYSTYENNKTTGDSGQ